The Erythrolamprus reginae isolate rEryReg1 chromosome 3, rEryReg1.hap1, whole genome shotgun sequence genome contains a region encoding:
- the LOC139165455 gene encoding uncharacterized protein, which produces MISWQEKLERACRFPPDSLAVSRGCPASWTGWAQPGKPELVRASKSGSRLPFFPRALSLPPFLLPPTLFPELQFLKGGGEEKAPLGSNRRRRGASEPLFPWRGGSTERLGETGSPAPRREGTALTPRIRPPPPPPPPGPGVMDLTQQDAELPDPPEPPSRQLKAGDPKPEPESGGSGAKRGSGARQLLALAFEAPDFAQTPPTPQPEMLVHSFSAMDRHDGTSNGTARLPQLGGVGQSPYTSAPPLSHTPNADFQPPYFPPPYQPIYPQSQDPYAHVNDPYSLNPLHAQPQPQHPGWPGQRQNQDTGLLHTHRGLPHQLSGLDPRRDYRRHEDLLHGPHGLSSGLGDIPIHSIPHSLEDVPVRSPASWEGGGRGASYRLFFFFFYYFSPVLALPRFSSSSRSPLEDGNYKGAFQGSSTASVKAGSDG; this is translated from the exons ATGATAAGCTGGCAGGAGAAGTTGGAACGGGCCTGTCGTTTTCCCCCGGATTCGCTGGCGGTGAGTCGAGGCTGCCCAGCCAGTTGGACGGGTTGGGCCCAGCCTGGGAAGCCCGAGCTTGTCAGGGCCAGTAAAAGCGGCAGTCGCCTCCCTTTTTTCCCTCGcgcgctctctctcccccctttcctccttcctcccaccctctttcccGAGCTTCAGttcctgaaaggggggggggaggaaaaggctcCTCTGGGCTCCAACCGGAGGCGGAGAGGCGCTTCGGAGCCCCTATTTCCCTGGAGGGGGGGGAGCACTGAGCGCCTTGGGGAGACGGGATCCCCCGCGCCCAGGAGGGAGGGAACAGCCCTTACTCCGAGGAtccggcctcctcctcctcctcctcctccgggccctGGAGTCATGGACCTGACGCAACAGGACGCGGAACTGCCCGACCCTCCTGAACCCCCCAGTAGGCAGCTGAAAGCCGGGGACCCCAAGCCGGAGCCCGAGAGCGGCGGCTCTGGGGCCAAGAGGGGGTCCGGAGCCCGGCAGTTGCTAGCCCTGGCTTTTGAGGCGCCCGACTTCGCCCAGACGCCGCCGACGCCGCAGCCCGAG ATGTTAGTTCACAGTTTCTCCGCGATG GACCGCCACGACGGTACCAGCAACGGGACAGCCCGGCTACCCCAGCTGGGGGGTGTGGGCCAGTCCCCTTACACCAGCGCGCCTCCGCTCTCGCACACCCCGAACGCTGACTTCCAGCCCCCTTACTTCCCGCCGCCGTACCAGCCCATTTACCCGCAGTCCCAAGACCCCTACGCTCACGTGAACGACCCGTATAGCTTGAACCCTCTGCACGCCCAGCCTCAGCCCCAGCACCCGGGCTGGCCGGGACAGAGGCAAAACCAGGACACGGGCCTTTTGCATACGCACCGCGGACTTCCCCACCAGCTCTCCGGCTTGGATCCCCGGAGGGATTACCGGCGGCACGAAGACCTCTTGCACGGACCTCACGGCTTGAGCTCTGGACTAGGAGATATTCCCATCCACTCGATACCTCACTCGCTGGAAGACGTGCCGGTAAGGAGCCCCGCGAGTTGGGAGGGGGGCGGGCGAGGGGCTTCCTAccgtctcttcttcttcttcttttattatttttccccagTCCTCGCCCTGCcacgcttctcctcctcctcccgatCCCCGCTAGAGGATGGGAATTATAAGGGTGCGTTTCAAGGCTCCAGTACGGCCTCCGTAAAGGCCGGCAGCGATGGTTGA